Proteins co-encoded in one Haladaptatus sp. ZSTT2 genomic window:
- a CDS encoding SDR family NAD(P)-dependent oxidoreductase — translation MDAVMEQFDLTGRVAVVTGGSRGIGRAIALGLADAGAAVVPAARTEDDVANVAQEIRDRGGEALAATVDVTDEADIRALMETAAAEFGGIDCVVNNAGVNPGSALGEPEHIEADGLDFVIDVNLRGAFLCTKAAAEYLHESDGGSVINVASVGGLVGLPRQHPYVASKHGLVGITKSMALDWAPTVRVNAIAPGYVDTDLTEGVTGNDKLAQSIRDRTPLDRFADPEELAGPAVFLASRAASYVTGECLAVDGGWTAR, via the coding sequence ATGGACGCCGTTATGGAGCAATTCGATTTGACCGGGCGTGTCGCAGTCGTAACGGGCGGGAGCCGCGGAATTGGCCGCGCAATCGCCCTCGGCCTCGCAGACGCGGGCGCGGCCGTCGTGCCCGCAGCGCGCACCGAAGACGACGTGGCAAACGTGGCCCAGGAAATCAGAGACCGGGGTGGCGAGGCGCTCGCGGCGACGGTCGACGTGACCGACGAAGCCGACATCCGCGCGCTGATGGAGACGGCCGCAGCCGAGTTCGGCGGCATCGACTGCGTCGTGAACAACGCGGGCGTGAATCCGGGGAGCGCCCTCGGTGAACCCGAGCACATCGAAGCGGACGGCCTCGATTTCGTCATTGACGTGAACCTCCGCGGCGCGTTTCTCTGTACGAAAGCCGCAGCCGAGTACCTCCACGAGAGCGACGGCGGGTCCGTCATCAACGTCGCGAGCGTTGGCGGCTTAGTGGGCCTCCCGCGCCAACACCCCTACGTCGCCTCCAAACACGGCCTCGTGGGAATCACGAAGAGCATGGCTTTAGACTGGGCACCGACGGTGCGGGTGAACGCCATCGCACCCGGCTACGTCGATACCGACCTCACAGAGGGCGTCACAGGCAACGACAAACTCGCCCAATCCATCCGCGACCGAACACCGCTTGACCGATTTGCCGACCCAGAAGAACTGGCAGGGCCGGCCGTGTTCCTCGCCAGTCGCGCCGCGTCCTACGTGACCGGCGAGTGCCTCGCCGTCGATGGGGGTTGGACGGCGCGATAG
- a CDS encoding cryptochrome/photolyase family protein: MQVCWHRRDLRIADNRALAAAGEAGRVLPVFVFDPNVLQHASANRVSFMLDALSKLREEYRELGGDLYVAHGDPVEILPELAEEHGVEKVWWNIDYSGLARERDAAVRMALADADVARESLHDAICHEPGSILTNDGDPYSVYTYFGRKWHDREKDAPFEPPESGSIAAVEGAALPSLSSLGFEESTADIASAGTDAARERLAAFCDDAIFRYDERRDYPAESSTSRLSEHLKWGTIGIREVYAATERAKARAENDEAAESVHEFQSQLAWREFYAHVLWYNPNVTWANYKTYENPIAWRNDQSELAAWKAGETGYPIVDAGMRQLRADGFIHNRVRMIVASFLTKDLLIDWREGYDWFRKHLVDHDTANDTGGWQWAASTGTDAQPYFRIFNPMTQGERYDPSAAYIKRYVPELRDVDADTIHGWHGLTDRLRKKVAPDYPHPIVNHSERREQALSMFEAAREE, translated from the coding sequence ATGCAGGTGTGCTGGCATCGACGTGACCTCAGAATCGCTGACAACCGCGCCCTCGCCGCCGCTGGTGAGGCCGGTCGCGTGCTCCCCGTGTTCGTCTTCGACCCGAACGTCCTCCAGCACGCCTCCGCGAATCGCGTGTCCTTCATGCTCGATGCGCTCTCGAAACTGCGTGAGGAGTACCGCGAATTGGGCGGTGACCTGTACGTTGCCCACGGCGACCCAGTCGAGATTCTTCCCGAACTCGCCGAGGAACACGGCGTCGAAAAGGTGTGGTGGAACATCGATTACTCGGGGCTTGCCCGCGAACGCGACGCGGCGGTGCGCATGGCACTCGCAGACGCAGACGTAGCCCGCGAATCGCTGCACGATGCCATCTGCCACGAACCGGGGAGCATTCTCACGAACGACGGCGACCCCTACTCCGTCTACACCTACTTCGGGCGCAAGTGGCACGACCGCGAGAAAGACGCGCCATTCGAGCCGCCTGAATCAGGCAGTATCGCGGCGGTCGAAGGTGCGGCGTTGCCATCGCTTTCTTCGCTTGGGTTCGAGGAATCGACCGCCGACATCGCTTCTGCGGGAACCGACGCGGCGCGCGAACGGCTGGCTGCGTTCTGTGACGACGCCATCTTTCGGTACGACGAGAGACGCGACTACCCCGCAGAATCGAGCACGTCTCGACTGTCAGAGCACCTGAAGTGGGGAACCATCGGTATCAGGGAGGTGTACGCGGCGACCGAGCGGGCGAAAGCGCGCGCAGAGAACGACGAAGCCGCAGAATCGGTCCACGAGTTCCAATCGCAACTCGCGTGGCGCGAGTTCTACGCGCACGTCCTCTGGTACAATCCGAACGTGACGTGGGCGAACTACAAGACCTACGAGAACCCGATTGCGTGGCGAAACGATCAATCGGAACTCGCCGCGTGGAAAGCCGGGGAAACGGGCTACCCCATTGTGGACGCGGGAATGCGCCAACTCCGGGCGGATGGGTTTATACACAATCGCGTGCGGATGATTGTCGCCTCGTTTCTGACCAAAGACCTGCTCATTGACTGGCGCGAGGGCTACGACTGGTTCCGCAAACACCTCGTTGACCACGACACCGCGAACGACACGGGTGGGTGGCAATGGGCGGCGTCGACGGGCACCGACGCCCAGCCGTACTTTCGCATCTTCAACCCGATGACTCAAGGCGAGCGTTACGACCCGAGCGCGGCGTACATCAAACGCTACGTCCCCGAACTGCGCGACGTAGACGCGGACACCATCCACGGGTGGCACGGGCTGACAGACCGCCTCCGCAAAAAAGTCGCGCCCGACTACCCACACCCCATTGTCAACCACAGCGAGCGCCGCGAGCAAGCCCTCTCGATGTTCGAAGCCGCCCGCGAAGAATAG
- a CDS encoding acyl-CoA dehydrogenase family protein, with amino-acid sequence MPAENNHGGVSFGVGEETRLIRQSLDQFVEREVRPLEAELGEVLENPRLRHETDGRFVSDVLDAIEKIRKKSADAGFYAMNMPEGVGGEGVSTVTWYRAKTHVAAKGTGLTRHILAGPEGPKPLLLQANTEQTETYLKPVVRGEQSTAFAQTEPGAGSDSPNMQTTARKEGDEWVITGRKQWITNAPYADFVQVFARTTPQEKAGRYGGITCFIVEADEYELGAMNNAVGMEGMQAELVFDEVRVPDSRVLGEVDAAFYSAMDFLSLGRLELGAEAVGYAEQLVDECVSYANQREAFGQPIGKFQQISGKIARGKARVDAADAAGLRCAWLMDSGEDAIQASSAFKWLATDAYWQLADDTVQIHGGNGVAEENPFMDHLHLARILRIVEGTDEIQLNTIAKQLGV; translated from the coding sequence ATGCCTGCAGAAAACAACCACGGCGGGGTTTCATTTGGGGTGGGCGAAGAGACACGGCTCATCCGCCAGAGTCTCGACCAGTTTGTCGAACGCGAAGTCAGACCGCTCGAAGCCGAGTTGGGCGAGGTGTTGGAGAATCCACGGCTGCGGCACGAAACGGATGGCCGGTTCGTTTCCGACGTGCTCGACGCTATTGAGAAAATCCGTAAGAAGAGTGCAGACGCGGGCTTTTACGCCATGAACATGCCCGAGGGCGTCGGCGGAGAGGGTGTCTCGACGGTGACGTGGTATCGCGCGAAAACGCACGTCGCGGCCAAAGGAACCGGCCTCACACGCCACATCCTTGCCGGGCCGGAGGGGCCAAAACCGCTCTTGTTGCAGGCGAATACGGAGCAGACCGAGACCTACCTGAAACCCGTCGTCCGCGGCGAGCAATCGACGGCGTTCGCCCAGACCGAACCCGGTGCAGGCTCTGATTCCCCGAACATGCAGACGACGGCGCGAAAGGAGGGTGACGAGTGGGTGATTACCGGGCGAAAGCAGTGGATTACGAACGCGCCGTACGCAGATTTCGTGCAGGTGTTCGCTCGCACGACGCCGCAAGAAAAAGCGGGCCGCTACGGCGGCATTACGTGTTTCATCGTAGAAGCCGACGAGTACGAACTCGGCGCGATGAACAACGCCGTCGGCATGGAGGGGATGCAGGCAGAACTCGTCTTCGATGAGGTTCGCGTCCCCGACTCGCGCGTGCTTGGCGAGGTGGATGCAGCGTTCTACTCCGCGATGGACTTTCTCTCACTCGGTCGTCTCGAATTGGGTGCAGAGGCCGTGGGTTATGCAGAACAACTCGTAGACGAGTGCGTGTCCTACGCGAACCAGCGCGAAGCGTTCGGCCAACCCATCGGGAAGTTTCAGCAAATCTCTGGGAAAATCGCCCGCGGAAAGGCGCGGGTCGATGCTGCAGACGCGGCAGGTCTCCGGTGTGCGTGGCTGATGGACAGTGGAGAGGATGCGATACAGGCGTCGTCTGCGTTCAAGTGGCTCGCCACCGACGCCTACTGGCAACTCGCAGACGACACGGTGCAGATACACGGCGGCAACGGCGTCGCGGAGGAAAATCCGTTCATGGACCACCTCCATCTCGCGCGCATCCTTCGCATCGTGGAAGGCACTGACGAAATTCAGCTAAATACGATTGCGAAGCAACTCGGCGTCTAA
- a CDS encoding GNAT family N-acetyltransferase, whose product MRSSIHVVESDAEYEDALSVRFRVFVEEQGVPEELEVDEYENDCVHFVAYIDDDAVGAARLRPLDDERAKIERVAVLEPYRGNGLGFELMACVESEAHARGYDHLILNSQVHAKSFYERLGYLQQGDEFEEAGIPHVTMDKLF is encoded by the coding sequence ATGCGTTCGTCTATCCACGTCGTCGAGTCCGACGCGGAGTATGAAGATGCTCTCTCCGTTCGATTCCGGGTTTTCGTAGAGGAGCAAGGTGTACCAGAAGAGTTGGAGGTTGACGAGTACGAAAACGATTGCGTCCACTTCGTCGCCTATATCGACGATGACGCCGTCGGGGCTGCGCGGCTTCGCCCGCTCGACGATGAACGGGCGAAAATAGAGCGCGTGGCCGTGCTCGAACCGTATCGCGGTAACGGACTCGGCTTCGAACTCATGGCGTGTGTCGAGTCGGAGGCACACGCACGCGGCTACGACCACCTCATTCTCAACTCGCAAGTACACGCGAAGTCGTTCTACGAGCGGCTTGGCTACCTTCAACAGGGAGACGAGTTCGAAGAGGCGGGCATCCCGCACGTCACGATGGACAAGCTGTTTTAG
- a CDS encoding glutaredoxin family protein, with translation MSLTLYRLEGCPWCELVVDKLDELDVEFESVWVEALHSKRNEVKRVSGQRGVPVLVDDEYGVTMAESAKINEYLSASYA, from the coding sequence ATGAGCCTCACCCTCTACCGACTCGAAGGCTGTCCGTGGTGTGAACTCGTGGTGGACAAACTTGACGAACTCGACGTAGAGTTCGAGAGCGTCTGGGTCGAAGCCCTGCACTCGAAGCGTAACGAGGTGAAACGGGTCTCCGGCCAGCGGGGCGTCCCCGTCCTCGTCGATGACGAGTACGGCGTGACTATGGCCGAGTCCGCGAAAATAAACGAGTATCTCTCCGCCTCCTACGCCTAA
- a CDS encoding Sir2 family NAD-dependent protein deacetylase: MDEALSQAATALSEADSVVALTGAGVSTASGIPDFRSEGGLWEKHDPQSFHFSRFRTDPEGFWRDRLSMFEDIYAGGDIAPNDAHHALAELESAGHLDTLITQNIDGLHREAGTANLIELHGTGAEVVCMDCGNRADAAPAWDAVKAGNAPPRCASCDGIVKPAVVLFGESMPEVAMSRAHSLAKSCDVFLVAGSSLSVEPAASLPHVAARHGATTIYVNLDDTGFDADYTFDADVTDVLPRLAAAVRKP, translated from the coding sequence ATGGACGAGGCACTCTCGCAGGCGGCCACCGCGCTCAGCGAGGCAGACTCAGTCGTCGCGCTCACGGGCGCAGGCGTCAGTACCGCCTCCGGCATCCCCGACTTTCGCAGCGAAGGCGGCCTCTGGGAGAAACACGACCCACAGAGTTTCCACTTCAGCCGATTTCGCACAGACCCCGAAGGCTTCTGGCGCGACCGGCTTTCGATGTTCGAAGACATCTACGCCGGGGGCGATATCGCGCCCAACGACGCCCACCACGCGCTCGCAGAACTCGAATCGGCGGGCCACCTCGACACACTCATCACGCAAAATATCGATGGCCTGCACCGCGAGGCGGGCACAGCGAATCTCATCGAACTCCACGGCACGGGCGCAGAGGTCGTCTGCATGGACTGTGGAAACCGCGCCGACGCAGCCCCGGCGTGGGACGCGGTCAAAGCCGGAAACGCCCCGCCGCGCTGTGCGTCGTGTGACGGTATCGTGAAACCTGCCGTCGTGTTGTTCGGAGAATCCATGCCAGAGGTGGCGATGTCGCGGGCGCACTCGCTCGCCAAATCATGTGACGTGTTTCTCGTCGCCGGGTCGTCGCTCTCGGTCGAGCCGGCCGCCTCGCTCCCGCACGTCGCGGCGAGACACGGTGCGACCACTATCTACGTGAATCTGGATGACACCGGCTTCGACGCAGACTACACGTTCGACGCGGACGTGACCGACGTGCTTCCGCGACTCGCCGCTGCTGTCCGCAAGCCCTAG
- a CDS encoding cupin domain-containing protein — protein MDYGVAHTKDVPVTDLSEIDELPPDLNIRSLDDVLGLEKMNAKLWYLEPGEQIGYHAHSEQEEFYYVIEGTFSLKLGRSGEEEVREVGPGTFFSAGPEIGHGYRNVGDERGVVLAIGTPPVHDPGLDPHALD, from the coding sequence ATGGACTACGGCGTTGCCCACACCAAAGACGTGCCCGTGACCGACCTCTCTGAAATCGACGAACTCCCCCCGGACCTCAACATCCGCTCGCTCGACGACGTGTTGGGGTTAGAGAAGATGAACGCCAAACTCTGGTATCTCGAACCCGGCGAGCAAATCGGCTACCACGCCCACTCGGAACAAGAGGAGTTCTACTACGTCATCGAAGGCACCTTCTCGCTGAAACTCGGGCGGTCTGGCGAGGAAGAAGTCCGTGAAGTCGGGCCTGGGACGTTTTTCTCGGCTGGCCCGGAAATCGGCCACGGCTACCGGAACGTCGGTGACGAGCGCGGCGTCGTGTTGGCGATTGGAACGCCGCCGGTACACGACCCCGGCTTAGACCCACACGCGCTTGATTAG
- a CDS encoding acyl-CoA dehydrogenase family protein, whose product MSFSLTAEQEAIRQAVREFGEAEIRPVAREYDESREYPAAIRKKAAAYDFVAPNIPETYGGAGLDLLAVAVITEELWRADAGIGSAISSAGFGTSMLIKYGDEWMKEEWLPKIAAGEAVSASAISEPAHGSNVAGMETQAVQEGDEWVINGTKMWITNGNVADVAIVMAKTDPDAGHRGITAFLVPTDSPGLTAHKIDNKLGIHASDLAELTFDDLRIPEANVVGEVDKGFYQLMNFFAHGRVSVASQALGVAQAAVDEAISYAGEREQFGKPIAEFQAIRHKIADMATNVEAARSLNYRAATAVESGDDDLAAKFASMAKLFASEQAVRVADEGLQVHGGAGFVTDHPAERFYRDARITKIYEGTSEIQKNIIADRLL is encoded by the coding sequence ATGTCCTTCAGTCTCACCGCAGAGCAAGAGGCAATCCGACAGGCGGTACGCGAGTTTGGCGAGGCAGAAATCCGCCCCGTCGCCCGCGAATACGACGAGTCGCGCGAGTATCCCGCGGCCATCCGTAAGAAAGCCGCGGCGTACGATTTCGTCGCGCCGAACATCCCCGAAACGTACGGCGGTGCAGGCCTCGATTTACTCGCTGTCGCCGTCATCACCGAAGAACTCTGGCGAGCCGACGCCGGAATCGGGAGCGCCATCTCCAGTGCCGGATTCGGCACGTCCATGCTCATCAAATACGGCGACGAGTGGATGAAAGAGGAGTGGCTCCCGAAAATCGCCGCCGGAGAGGCGGTCTCTGCGAGCGCCATCTCCGAGCCAGCCCACGGCTCGAACGTCGCCGGGATGGAGACACAAGCCGTCCAAGAAGGCGACGAGTGGGTTATCAATGGCACCAAGATGTGGATTACGAACGGGAACGTCGCGGACGTGGCAATCGTGATGGCGAAAACCGACCCCGACGCGGGCCATCGCGGCATCACCGCCTTCCTCGTCCCCACCGATTCGCCGGGTTTAACGGCGCACAAAATCGACAACAAACTCGGTATCCACGCCTCAGACCTCGCCGAACTCACCTTCGACGACCTGCGGATTCCGGAAGCGAACGTCGTCGGTGAGGTGGACAAGGGCTTCTACCAGCTCATGAACTTCTTCGCCCACGGGCGCGTCAGCGTCGCTTCGCAGGCGCTTGGCGTCGCACAAGCCGCGGTCGATGAAGCCATCTCCTACGCCGGAGAGCGCGAACAGTTCGGCAAGCCAATCGCGGAGTTCCAAGCGATTCGCCACAAGATTGCAGACATGGCGACGAACGTCGAAGCCGCGCGGTCGCTCAACTATCGCGCGGCGACTGCGGTCGAATCGGGCGACGACGACCTCGCCGCGAAGTTCGCATCGATGGCGAAACTGTTCGCAAGCGAGCAGGCGGTTCGCGTCGCAGACGAGGGCTTGCAGGTCCACGGCGGGGCTGGCTTCGTCACCGACCACCCTGCAGAGCGCTTCTACCGCGACGCACGGATTACGAAAATCTACGAAGGCACCTCGGAGATTCAGAAAAACATCATCGCAGACCGACTGCTCTGA
- a CDS encoding phosphotransferase family protein, giving the protein MSDHSEEYFSRIVDEEKLAAFLEAELGAADEYDVRHHKEGHSNETLFVTWGDLELVIRRPPPGETAESAHDVLREYKVMNALQDTPVRVPRTILGTDDHSILGCDFYVMEKEAGDVLRRDEPERFATPEMREQIGIQLVDALAEIHETDYEAVGLGEFGYPEGYTERQVSRWKKQFDWASEVTEEERTVEGVEAVYDWLVENTPESHEHTLVHGDYKLDNVMFGPGTPPEIVGVFDWELSTLGDPLCDLGWMLAYWRDVDDEPPAVPDLMARFMEREGYPSRQDLVDRYEEQTGREFVHERFYRTLAVFKLIGLGEMFYRRYLEGNSDDDLYPQMETQVQQLTDRAQRIIDGKESL; this is encoded by the coding sequence GTGAGCGACCATTCAGAGGAGTACTTCTCGCGTATCGTAGACGAGGAGAAACTCGCAGCCTTCCTTGAAGCCGAGTTGGGCGCGGCAGATGAGTACGACGTCCGCCATCACAAAGAGGGCCACTCGAACGAGACGCTGTTCGTGACGTGGGGGGACTTAGAACTCGTCATCCGACGCCCGCCACCGGGTGAAACTGCAGAGTCAGCACACGACGTGCTCCGGGAGTACAAGGTGATGAACGCCCTGCAGGACACGCCCGTCCGCGTGCCACGCACCATCCTCGGCACGGACGACCACTCGATTCTCGGCTGTGACTTCTACGTGATGGAAAAAGAGGCGGGAGACGTACTGCGCCGAGACGAACCCGAGCGATTTGCCACCCCCGAAATGCGCGAGCAAATCGGTATCCAGCTCGTCGATGCGCTCGCAGAGATTCACGAGACGGACTACGAGGCCGTCGGTCTCGGTGAGTTCGGCTATCCGGAGGGCTACACCGAGCGGCAGGTCAGCCGCTGGAAAAAGCAGTTCGACTGGGCGAGCGAAGTCACGGAAGAAGAGCGCACTGTCGAAGGCGTCGAAGCAGTGTACGACTGGCTGGTCGAGAACACGCCCGAGAGCCACGAACACACGCTCGTCCACGGCGACTACAAACTCGACAACGTCATGTTTGGGCCGGGGACGCCTCCCGAAATCGTCGGTGTGTTCGACTGGGAACTCTCGACGCTCGGTGACCCGCTCTGTGACCTCGGCTGGATGCTCGCCTACTGGCGCGACGTAGACGACGAACCGCCTGCCGTCCCCGACCTGATGGCGCGGTTCATGGAGCGCGAGGGCTACCCGAGTCGCCAAGACCTCGTTGACCGCTACGAGGAACAGACAGGCCGTGAGTTCGTCCACGAGCGCTTCTACCGGACGCTCGCGGTGTTCAAACTCATCGGGCTTGGTGAGATGTTCTATCGGCGCTATCTCGAAGGCAACAGCGACGACGACCTCTACCCACAGATGGAGACGCAGGTGCAACAGTTAACCGACCGCGCCCAGCGCATCATCGACGGCAAAGAGTCGCTCTGA
- a CDS encoding ribonucleoside-diphosphate reductase, producing MHLDSTQPALLDREARSFRYYRNAVSRHWDPSDIDLIADREALCEMEPPVFDSLRGALAKFGAGEQAVTTDLAPLAVVLKRPEDQAFITTQLYEEAKHTDFFDRYWREVVNEAEAERGEPQTSPQADRWYVPEYIELFDRTEAAMTRLLSEDTLETRANAYCHYHLVVEGILAQTAYYGLQQAYGPDTYAALPTLPGLTTGLAKIRGDEGRHVGFGMAKLKALVTEGVAPSFLHETVGDLLPLVNAITTDGLRSREGLPGPDSADLTAYAARKHTERMTQIVDGDHEIPDVETLTALD from the coding sequence ATGCATCTTGATTCGACCCAACCCGCCCTTCTCGACCGTGAAGCGCGGTCGTTTCGCTACTATCGCAACGCAGTGTCGCGTCATTGGGACCCGTCGGACATCGACCTGATTGCCGACCGCGAAGCGCTCTGTGAGATGGAGCCACCGGTGTTCGACAGTCTTCGTGGCGCGCTCGCCAAGTTCGGCGCGGGCGAGCAGGCAGTCACGACCGACCTCGCCCCACTCGCGGTCGTCCTCAAACGACCGGAAGACCAGGCGTTCATCACGACCCAGCTCTACGAAGAAGCAAAGCACACCGACTTTTTCGACCGCTACTGGCGCGAAGTGGTGAACGAGGCAGAGGCAGAACGCGGTGAACCGCAAACCTCGCCACAGGCAGACCGCTGGTACGTCCCCGAATACATCGAACTGTTCGACCGCACCGAAGCGGCGATGACACGCCTCCTCTCAGAAGATACGCTTGAGACGCGGGCGAACGCCTACTGTCACTACCATCTCGTCGTGGAGGGTATCCTCGCACAGACCGCCTACTACGGTCTCCAGCAAGCCTACGGGCCGGACACCTACGCTGCCCTGCCGACTCTCCCGGGACTCACCACTGGCCTTGCCAAAATCCGCGGCGACGAAGGCCGCCACGTCGGGTTCGGGATGGCGAAGCTGAAAGCCCTCGTCACAGAGGGGGTCGCCCCATCGTTCCTCCACGAGACGGTCGGCGACCTCTTGCCGCTCGTAAACGCCATCACGACCGACGGGCTTCGGAGTCGAGAAGGCCTTCCCGGACCGGACAGCGCAGACCTCACCGCATATGCCGCGCGCAAACACACAGAGCGCATGACTCAAATCGTCGATGGCGACCACGAGATTCCGGACGTTGAGACGTTGACCGCACTCGACTAA
- a CDS encoding redoxin domain-containing protein, whose amino-acid sequence MPPATGERAPTFTALYCDGQTFREASLDAVLGERGGVLVFSGFSGSAITHNWWTRYATAGWDEFEGLTVTGVTRDGPYAQNAFLRDLDSPFSLFADVDARAIDAYDVRCERDGMAGVSTARRAIFVLDADRIVQYRWLADDWISPVPREEIETAVFEC is encoded by the coding sequence ATGCCACCAGCCACAGGCGAGCGCGCGCCCACCTTTACGGCGTTGTACTGTGACGGCCAAACCTTCCGCGAAGCCAGCCTCGATGCCGTCCTCGGTGAGCGCGGCGGCGTGCTCGTGTTCTCTGGGTTTTCGGGCAGCGCCATCACGCACAACTGGTGGACGCGCTACGCCACTGCTGGTTGGGACGAGTTCGAGGGACTGACCGTCACCGGCGTCACCCGCGATGGCCCGTATGCGCAAAACGCCTTCCTGCGAGACCTCGACAGCCCGTTTTCACTGTTCGCGGACGTAGACGCCCGCGCTATCGACGCATACGACGTGCGGTGTGAACGCGACGGAATGGCCGGGGTTTCGACGGCACGGCGAGCCATCTTTGTGCTCGATGCAGACCGCATCGTCCAGTATCGGTGGCTCGCGGATGACTGGATTTCACCGGTTCCCCGAGAAGAAATCGAAACCGCGGTTTTCGAGTGTTGA
- a CDS encoding enoyl-CoA hydratase/isomerase family protein, translated as MADAVLLDIDAGIATITLNRPNVRNALTHEVSAGLLDALSEIEDSDARCVIIEGAEGAFSAGGDINAMMKGLEGEYSLPEREQLIVQRTSRAVVRVAEFHLPTIAKIDGVAFGAGANLAIACDILLATEDSKISFGFRQVGLTVDSGTSYFLPRIVGENTAKELVFTGELVDAARAESLGLFNQVYSEDEFEAAVEQFVEKIATGPTVALRASKRLIRQGMEQSLDQAVTNEASAQVMCFATDDHVEGATAFMEKRAPEFTGE; from the coding sequence ATGGCGGATGCAGTCTTGCTCGACATCGACGCGGGAATCGCGACCATCACGCTGAATCGCCCCAACGTGCGAAACGCCCTCACGCACGAAGTTTCTGCGGGGCTTCTCGACGCGCTCTCTGAAATCGAAGACAGCGACGCGCGCTGTGTCATCATCGAAGGCGCGGAGGGTGCGTTCTCCGCGGGCGGCGACATCAACGCGATGATGAAGGGGCTCGAAGGCGAGTACTCGCTCCCCGAACGCGAGCAACTCATCGTCCAGCGCACCTCGCGCGCCGTCGTGCGCGTGGCCGAGTTCCACTTGCCAACAATCGCCAAAATCGATGGCGTGGCGTTCGGCGCGGGCGCGAACCTCGCCATCGCCTGCGATATCTTACTCGCCACCGAGGACTCGAAGATTAGCTTCGGCTTCCGGCAGGTCGGCCTCACCGTGGACTCTGGCACCTCGTATTTCCTGCCGCGCATCGTCGGGGAAAACACGGCGAAAGAACTCGTGTTCACCGGCGAACTCGTCGACGCAGCCCGCGCGGAGTCACTTGGCCTGTTCAACCAGGTCTACAGCGAAGACGAATTCGAGGCGGCAGTCGAGCAGTTCGTTGAGAAAATCGCCACTGGGCCGACGGTCGCCCTGCGCGCCTCCAAACGGCTCATCCGCCAAGGAATGGAGCAGTCGCTCGACCAAGCCGTCACGAACGAAGCGTCGGCACAGGTGATGTGTTTCGCCACCGACGACCACGTCGAAGGCGCGACCGCGTTCATGGAAAAGCGCGCCCCCGAATTCACCGGCGAATGA